A single window of Colletotrichum higginsianum IMI 349063 chromosome 8, whole genome shotgun sequence DNA harbors:
- a CDS encoding Glutaredoxin — protein MPSKRQLRTLLVGVLIGVVFVLFYTSSLRADEVKDERTIQDFYHKTVNGLKHKEPPNQAVLDQNKPKAVGHVPVDKDADGDVDADDEKLAKDMAGRLKAAEEKAKELANKKSPLKPDAPSEVVGKGNSAAGQDKKKEKAGAGKEVVKDSADDTKKTESDEEHAVEVELNTILKKSPVIIFSKSYCPYSKKAKALLLEKYSIEPAPFVVELDQHPLGAQLQAFLGEKTGRKTVPNILVNSVSIGGGDDVTELDEQKKLVPRIVDLGQKKVEMKERSANSQKNN, from the exons ATGCCTTCCAAAAGGCAACTGCGCACCCTCTTAGTGGGCGTGTTGATCGgtgtcgtcttcgtcctcttctACACGTCGTCACTACGAGCGGACGAGGTCAAGGATGAGCGGACGATCCAGGACTTCTATCACAAGACAGTCAATGGTTTGAAACACAAGGAGCCACCCAACCAGGCCGTGTTAGATCAGAACAAGCCCAAGGCAGTTGGCCACGTGCCCGTTGACAaggacgccgatggcgatgtgGACGCAGATGACGAGAAATTGGCCAAAGACATGGCAGGCCGGttgaaggccgccgaggaaaAGGCCAAGGAACTCGCGAACAAGAAGTCGCCATTAAAGCCAGATGCACCAAGCGAGGTGGTCGGAAAGGGCAATTCGGCCGCTGGccaggacaagaagaaggaaaaggcaGGCGCCGGAAAGGAGGTCGTTAAGGACAGCGCAGACGACACGAAGAAGACCGAGAGTGACGAGGAACATGCTGTTGAGGTTGAGTTGAACACCATCTTGAAAAAGTCGCCAG TTATTATCTTCTCCAAGTCCTACTGCCCATActcgaagaaggccaaggccctgCTGCTCGAAAAGTACTCGATCGAGCCTGCGCCATTCGTCGTCGAACTTGATCAGCATCCCCTTGGTGCCCAGTTGCAAGCTTTTCTGGGTGAAAAGACCGGTCGGAAGACAGTTCCCAACATTTTGGTCAATAGTGTGAGCATTGGTGGAGGCGACGATGTTaccgagctggacgagcaGAAGAAGTTGGTCCCCAGGATTGTCGACCTTGGACAGAAGAAGGTCGAGATGAAGGAGCGGTCTGCCAACAGCCAGAAGAACAACTAG